The DNA segment TATTCACTGTGTGGAATGGGATGTATTTGTATAATCAAAAACAAGCCTGTGACCGTGAGTCCGAATCCTGGTTTTCAGTTAAAGCTGGACAGAGGGGATCAGCAGTCTCTGCAGCAGGTTGTGCAGTATGGACTCGTGCTCTGCGAGAGCCTGTTTGACCCTTATCAGACGTGGAGGAGACGCCTggcagggtgagtgtgtgtgggtgtgcatcgCCTGAGCGAGCGCGTAGGAGGTGGTATTCAGCCAGACAAAGGCTGACAAACGCTCGCACACATGCGTTTCACATCTTGCACACCCTTTTGTGATTTGTAATACCCTGTCTCTTTGCCTCGGCGGCTTTGAGTTAGGATTTTGTAACACCAGCGGTCGCTAACTGACTGGGCGGGATGCGAATGGGATAGTGACTGGAGGGTTTTGTCTCGTAGGGAGGAGGTGAGCTTGCTGGAGAGGAACAAGTATAAGTTCTCCCCGCTGGGCCTGCCGGAGGAGCTACCAGCTCTCTTCCATGGTGAGCCACTCCTGTTCAACTGCTGTACCTCTATGATCTCTGTTAAATCTCACATTCCAATCAAAATGTTCCTGCCAAGACCCAACAGCTCAGATTTGTCGATTTTGGTTGAAAAGAAATCCCCAAACAAAAACCTGTGGGACCTTTCTCCACACCCCCACCAATCAGCATGCTACGTATGCAAAAATGTTACTGATTATCCAGATCTAATTGTCTTTAAGCCTATAAACCCATTTGTTCTGTGATTGGTAATCTGCAAGGCCTGCAGGAAATCTCTGGCAACCCAGTTTCAATGTCCAGTGTTAAGGAAGATTAGACACAATggacactttaaaaacaaacaagctcaAAATGGTGTTTCTGTGTGATGCAAGGTTCCCATTGGAATTTGCATTGACTCTGTTTTTAAGCTCTGTTTGTGCATTATCACATATTTGTGTAACATTATTGTGTGGCTTGTTTTCCACAGAATGTCTCCAGGAAAGCCAGAAGATCCCAGAGCTCCTCACACTGAGGCTGGTTCATCTCCAGGGAGCCGTGATCAGTGGAGGAAAGGTCTTCACCCcccgctctcctcttcctcactgatTGTTCTGTGACCACTCCACTGAGAGGTAATATTGACTCAacgtttccttttttttttctattatcaGAAGAATGGCCTTCTCTCCATCACCCCCGACTCGGTTGAGGACCTCTTCTTGGTCCTGCGAGCATGGTGCTGCCAGGTGTCCGCCGAACCCAAGGCCACGAGACTCCCACGGCTGACCTTGCAGTGCTTGACCGCTGTGATACACCTCCTACATTCCAGCAGCCCCGCAGAGCGGCAAGTGGAGATCAAGGCGATACTGGACAGCTACTTTCAGCTCCTGAACTGGAACCGCCCGTTGAGCAGCGAGTGTCAAGCCAGGCAGAGCTGGGAGGACAGCCTCATTTCCCTCCAGAGCCAAATGCTAAGTACGCGAATGTCCGTTGTGCCAAATCAATATATGGGGGAAACCGTCTGATTTCCCCGGTGTCTTAAAAAAACCGAGTCATGCTCCTTGTTTCTAATTTTAGCTGCTGTTCCTGAGATCCTACAGTGCTCTGACAGACCAGTTTTGCAGGCTGTGTTCCTCAACAACAACTGCTTTGAACACATCCTCAGGCTCATTCAGAACAGCAAGGTCAGGCCTCCAGCCTTCAAAACACGTGTCTTTCCTTCTGTGTTTATTAACGTCAAGTCTATTTACCTTTGTAAAATACAATGTGCTTGACCAGCTCGTCAGCTCTCAAAGCTTTTCTCTGTTTGGTCAGTGTGACACATGATCTCGCAGCATCATTTTTGTCTAAATCGTCTGTCTCTTTGTGTCATGTGTCTGTGCGTGCCCGCGCTGAGTAGCTCTTTCAGAGCAACAGGCGTAAGCCAGAACGTGACATTATGTGTGACCTCACGACATGTTTACTCACAGAGGTCGAAGTGGACCAGGTACTTTCCTCATACCAGCTCTTGATATTGAACTGTCAGCAGGAAACTCAGCCCGAGTTACACTCGATTACGTCTCTGAGGCCTTTAAACAGGAAGCTCACAGCAGGAAGTCTCGCTCGCTCGCACTCATTTGTAAACAAAACGGGTAgcatttttaaaagctgtttcaTCTGCTCATTAGGCATGTTTGTCAGTGCTTATTGCTAATAACACCTTAATTTGACCTAAAGAACCAACAGGATAGCTTTCTAAATTCAAAAGTCAAGGATTCACATATAAACTCAGAATCAGAGGCTGAATTCCCTGGTGACAACAATGTATAAGGTGAAGCATGCGACATTTGCATGGTACATGGAGTGTTCTCATTGCACGTCTTTCCTCCTTTACATTATTTTGGCTGTCCTGGTTGTGTGTTTTGAATGATCTGGGTGCCTCattcttttttctatttttttgggtGGTTCGCTTCAGTTTTTGCATGCTGAGGCCTATCAATGATTGACAAAGAGGCAATTGTTTTACGGCCGGTACTTCTGTTCCGACCACTGTGGAGTGGAAACGTGCTGTACTTCCCCTACGCTTTGGAGCACAATTCCCTTTTCAGCCATTTCATTTTGTGAAAATCTCCTCTGTGTCTTTCTGGGCACATGCACTTAAAATGTTTAAGCTTCTAGTGTCACTTATGGTCTTTTGTCTTATTTCCAATATTACAATCAATTCTACAGCACAGGTTTTGTTTGATGTATCACAGGTTTGGGAGAAGGGAGCAGAGAGTATTACAATCCATGCCTTAGGAGTCCTCACAGCTATAATGAGTAACTCGCCTTCCGCTAAGGTAAggattaataaaataaattactttttatgAGGATATTTCGAGTGCTCAGACTGAAGCAACGAGCAAAAAATAGAGCCTGATGTAAAAAGCTGTGTTGGATTTCCATCAAATACATGGAAATGTGCCAACTATCCACTGAGGAGAAAGTTTTTCCATCCTATTTCTGTCTCGTCCCCCCCCAGGAGGTTTTCAAGGAGAGAATTGGTTACTCCCAGCTATTTGATGTGCTGAAAAGTCAAGGTCAACCCACTAAAAGGCTGCTGCAAGAGCTGATGAACATGGTAAAACACCATTTCCTCGTTACCTCCGCTGAGAGCAGAGTAGTCAATTTGCTCCAATTGATGAGCCAGAGCTTCTTATTTAATTGCAGTTGTCAATTAACATATAAATGTGATCtgaatttatttttacattgcgttatttatttattttttgtctgtctgtttccaggcaGTGGAGGGGGAACACGCCCACGTCCACCATCTTGGCATCAGTAACGACcagcctttgctgctgctcctgcagtgGCTTCCTGACCTCTCGGGTCAGAGGGACCTTCAGTTGCTTGTGGCCCAGTGgcttgctgctgtttgtgggGGCTCTTTATCCTGTCGTACAGTGGCTGTGGAAGCAGGCATGGTGGgtgctctgctgcaggtgctTTCAGAGCCCCAGAGTCTGGACAGACAGTGTGCAGATGCCCTGCTGggcctcctgcaggagctgggcTCCCTGAGTCTGAGACCCGAGGAGATGAAGGGCCTGCTCAGACTGCTCAGGGTCGATCAGGAAAATGGTGCCGCAGTAGGGAAGATGCACCCCTACTGCGCACGTATCATCCGAGTGCTCTCGGCAATGGCGGCGAGAGAAGGCAAAGACAGCGCCTTACAGTATTTTGATCTTACACCCCCCATGGCGGGTATAATGGTGCCCACGGTCCAGCGCTGGCCAGGCAGTGGCTTCGCTTTTCATGCGTGGCTCTGCCTCAACACAGAGTTTTCCAACAGCCGTAGACCTTCCGTCGTCTCCAGAACAGGAACTCATCATGACATGGGGAAAGGAGCACGCAGGAAACAGCTCTATAGGTAAAGAAACTCCCAGGtgagatttcaaaataaaatcaccttTTCCTGTGGCTGAAACGTGcccttgtttcttttctttgttattgttatttcaAAAGCTTCTTCACAGCAAGCGGAACTGGAATGGAAGCCTTCTTCACAATGGAGGGAGTGCTGGTGGTGGCCGTTTGCACTAAGAAGGAGTACATGGCTGTGGCACTGCCAGAGTATCCACTAGCTGACTCCTGCTGGGTGAGTGTGGACACACATAGCAaggagttttttttctcttttggctTGTactaaaatgaaagaagaaaTTTGTACCCATTTTTTTCTGTGACCTTCAAGCAGATTGATGCTAGATTTCATTTCAACACATAGGATCTGGTGGGGGTTAGGCTGAGAGTAGTGTTTTTGGGAATGCGTGTGATTTTCAGTATTATTTCCACAGCATTCGGTGGCTATAGTCCACATTCCAGGCCGTCGTCCTTTTGGCCAGAACCTGGTGACAATCTACATCGATGGTGAACAGCGTATGACTGCTCAGCTTCACTTCCCGTCACTAAGTGAGGTAATTGAGTCTGAAATGGAACCTTGTGGATTTGCTCCCTATCAGTCTAATGTCCTCTTTCATCCCTCCCCTGCCTGAACGTGGACCAATGAAGCCTTTTACCTCCTGCTGCATTGGCTCTGCAGGCCACCGGACCACTACCACCACCTCCCCCAACCTGCCCACGACCTCGCACTCCAACCCATCATCGCCTGAGTTTACCTTCCCCATTCACGGCCCGTCTCTCATCCGATCCCAATCTTTCCCTGCCTCCTTCGCTGGAGGCCGCTGGAATTCCATAGGGAACACCTCGGTGCACGTCATCCCGGCAGGGTTGCAGGACTCGGAGTGGGGGACACCCACGTCTCTAGACGGGCTCCTGGGTACCGTCTTCATCTGCCACAAACCTCTGCAGGCGGCACAGGCGAAAGCTCTGCATGCTGCCGGTTGGTCGGGCTCTTCTACTCTCTGAATGCATTTCCTTCTGTTCTCATTCTGAGGAGAGAGCACTTTTATTTCCATACACAACCAATAACATTTGATTTCTTCTCTCAACGCAGGGGCCAATCATGTGTCTTTATTCAAAGCAGATGGCGAGCTATCTGACCTCAACAGCAGACTTCTGCTCTACTACACTCCAGAGGTGTTATCctgagaaaaacacattttacttTTGGCATGCATGATTCTTAATAAATGAGACTTATTGTTCTTCTTTTACTGTACTTCTTCAGGCCTTCAAGAGCCAGATATGTCACGACCTTTCACCTAATCATCAGTATGATGGGAGGCTTACAGGGCACAGAGTAGTGAACTGGGACATCAAGGTTTGATGTCCTGCTCTTTATCTTCTGCTGATCTTGGAGACTTTGTATATTTCTTCAGACGTCACTTCTTAAAGATTCATGTTTGTGCCCTTCCCTGCAGGATGTTGTAAATGTAGTGGGAGGCTTGGGGGTTTTGCTACCGCTGCTTGAGCAGGTATGTGAGGCGGAACCAGTTTGCAATGGCAGTCAAGAGATCTCAGACCTGCTGGGACCAGAACTCACCTCCTCCAGAGGCCCTGCTGCcatgctgctgcctctgaagAAGTCCTCTGGTAAACTTTATTTTACCTTATTTTATATTTACCTTGGTTTATCttatatttattttagatttagCGTAAGATAAtatttttatggttttatttttgttttgtggttttttgggtttcttttgCTTTGAACATGGATTAACATTACTCTTTATTCCATTTGGATGGAAGCACCTGTATATTTTTTTACAGACTTTCTGAAACATCAAGGCTACATTTTCTACAATTTCAGGTGCTAGCTCTCTCACTGACTTCAAGAAATGGAACCATCTGCGTTTGGTTCATAGTGTcaaagtaaacaggaagtgccagCGCTTCAGACAAGAACCAGATACTATGAATACATAGTGCAAACCACAAAGATAGCAGACATCACGGAAGATTGGACCAGTGGCATGAGCCATTTGTGTGCTCTGATTCACAGTTGTTTGCAGAATTGCAATTTTTGCATAAAAACACTGACACAGTCAGAACAGTCATACAGAAATAAGACAAGACAAGAAATTACTCACTGGGATGATGTCAGAAAAACCGCATAATGCAACTTACAAAGCAGCATTGTAAAATACGTGTGAAGGTGGCCGTGGGTGAAAGAggaatttttaattttcctatgtttttttcctgttagAGAGCAGATTGGAAAGAAACAGCATCGCTGCCTTTCTGCTGATGGTGAAAAATCTGATTTGCCAGCACCCTGTCAATCAGGAGAGCTTGCTTCACTGCCACGGGCCGAGCATCGTCGGGGCCCTGCTCAGCAAAGTAAGAGCCTCGCACATTCACCCCACTCGACAAAGTAGAGAGCGATTTTTGAAAGCTTCCGTCAGCAAAAAGTCAACGCTGGACCTCTGCCGCCGCATTGCCACTGCGAAATGCAGGAGTGCTTCATTTTTAGAGCAGCGCAGGGATCGAAATCTACAACTGAAGACACTGCATCGACTTTCAGGAAAATAACGTGCAAATTCAGACGTCATCATTTACATATCATGGAGCAGGTCAGGAAACCGCAGGAAGTTGTGTAGCAGGATTGCGCCAATGGTCGTCAGTTCTAATCTAAGTGTCTCCTCAGGAGTTAAACCACTGCTGAGAAGCAGTTTATTTAAACGAGAAATGATTTTTCATCCCCAATTCGTGCTTGTAGGAAGAGGCATGTGTTGTAATCCAGCGATAATGAAAGCTTCTCTGGGGATCTGTTAAAGATTGCTTTTGTGCAGCCACTGTCTGCCTGACAGGATGTGTTGACATAAGTGCCGTTAAGGTGGAGCATCCTGTAAGGAAACGGTGTCATAATAATCACACAGCTGTATCAAAAACGAGGAAGGcacacgtgtttgtgtgtagggaTAGTGCTATTTACACACTGGAAAATGTAAAACACCTCAGGGCAAAAGCTCATTTGtcttgctttttttgttgttgttgttgttgcaggtCTCTGGCAGCATGATGGACATGAATGTGTTAATGgcctgtcagctgctgctggagcaggttTTCAATGATGGCAACAGTCCACTTCTGCAGCAACTCTACCAGCACCTCCTCTTTGATTTCCGCATCTGGACTAAAAGCCATTTTGCCGTTTGCCTCGGTAAGGCCAGCAAGAGCTTAAGTTGTTGCACTGTTGAAAAGCGCACTGGTAAACCATTTAAAGTGTTCTAGAGCTGTTAGCGCGTATATAGGCTAAAAGCATTCAAGAAGAAAATACATTAATGCTCTGCTCTCAAGCTGCGgtaatgattaaaaatgaatccaCTTCTGTGCTTCGGCGCTCTTGTTTTCAAATGAATGCGCTTCTTAAAAGGTAACCCTTTCATATCGACTTGGCATTTCTAAATGTCAGCCTGAAGGGAGATGACAAAcctgtgctttttttcttttaaagcccATTTGCAGTACCTGTCATCCGTGATTAACAAAGCCAAGCAGCGAATGAAGAGGAAGTATGGTGTCCAGTATGTTCTGGATACCATTCGCACCTACTACAGGTAACTGGGATCTATCATTCATCCTGTTTTGTTGGTCACAATTGTCCTTATCTTTGTAAAGATAGCTTAGGCATACATGTTCTTGTATTTTCACAGTGTGGAGAAAGATGGCAGCCCTCTGTCTGACGAGAAACAGACGATTCAGACGTCTCTCTTCAGCTTACTGAAAGACTTTCTCAAGTCTCCCACACAGGAGGAGCTCCACAGTGTCCTCAGCTACATCCTCACAGTGGGAGAGGAGGGGCAGGTATGTTTTGGCCATTTCTGTAATGCCTTATACTTGTTCCTCCTCTGCGTGCTCTCTCACGATGTCCTGCTGTCTCCATCAGATGGTGAGGGCCTTGGATGTGCTGTACGAGCTGCTGAAAATCAGCCCCCGACTGGAGCAGGTGCAGACAGTACTGTTGGAGTGGGGCGTGGAGCAGCTTTACGGTGTACTGCTCAATCCAAGCTTCGGAGATGAGGTCCGAGAGCGTGTCTTCAGGGTGAGGACCGGGGTTTACTCTTAATCCGATGGTGCGTCTTCCCTGTGTTGCGTTATCAAACTCACAACTTCTTTTCCATTTCTCCAAGGTCTTATATAAAATCCTCAAAAGCGAGCGAGTGTCAGAGTGCAACAAGCAGCGCATTAAGCTAAAGGATTTCGGGTATCTCGGCCCGGTGTGTTTTCTTGAAGATCTTACCGTAACTATGACGACCGTGCGTTGTCTGTATGAGCAGGTTCTCGCTACAGGTAACTTTAAAACAGCAACGTTACTCCATGCTTGATAAACTTGCTAAGatgtttattttaacagaaTATGGTTGATTCGCTACATAGATTTCAGCCCAAACTTCAGAGATCTCCTTGCTGTGGTCAGTCTGTCCCATCGTGCTGACCTCGGTGTTCGCTTGGATATCTGTCGAAAGGTAGGCCTGCCCATCCTTGATGAACTTCTAACTTTAGCTTTTATGTCCTGTCGAGTTTGAAATGTCGCCCCTAACATTTGTTCCCCAGCTCTTTCACCTGATCCACGACAACAAGGACTACGTGAAGCAGATCGCCAAGCAGGCGGGCTGGCAGGACGTGCTCACCAAGCTCTATGTGAAGGAGTCCTACGCTTCCCACGCTGCCAGCATCGTGGACTCCAGCACTCACAGCTCCTTTGACCCAAAATACCGACCTTCACTGCGCAGGGAGAAGTCTCTGATCATAGAGGACGCGGATGTCTTCCAAAACTACCACACTTCGCAGGACAtcgaggatgaagaggaagacgatGGGGGACAGCGGGACATCTCCGAGGGATTCTCCGACTTGTCTCAGTCTCCTCCGAGCGGAGGTCCCCTGAAAACCTTCACGGGCACTCTCAATTTTAAATCGTTCGATTCCGTGGACCAGGGCAGCCTATCATCCTCCATCTCCCAGAGTCTTGATAACACCTCCTTTCGCCCTGATGAGGAGGGCAGGGACTATCACCCCCTTTCCCCTTTCGACTCGTCGCCCTTCGACATGGAGCTGGGGAGCATGATGgacactggcacacacactcctgcagggAGCTTGACAAACACACCGTCTCCACTAGAACAAAGCAAACCCTTCCCACCGCTCAGAGCCAGGAAGAGCTCCAGCCTGTCCAACGTCCTGGACGACAACAGCTATGGGAAAGACCCTTCTGGAGACACAATCTCCAATACATCCAATCCACAGGTACAGCTATTGAATTCTTACTATTTTAGTGTTTTTGCAAGTtgcttttgttgtgtgtgtttagagatttttttaccaaaaaaatgtgttatttttgtgttaCTGTTTTTATAATAGCAGACCCCCGAGGAGGAGCTCTACAACACCCTGACTAACATCATCTTCTCCGTGTTGTGGAGCCGCAgcggggtggagggggtggaggatgtggtgtggagagagaggggacaggtCTTTTCTGTTCTCACAAAACTGGGCTCGTCCTGCCAGCTGGTTCGCCCTCCTGATGATATCAAACGCAGGTCAGCGATGAGCCCGGCCTGATTCATGCGGCTTGTGTGATGTTCAAAACAAATAGTCACTTTCAGCTACGCCACTTTCCCCTTTTCTGCCACATTTTACTCATTTGCCGCTCTGCTCGCCAGCCTGTTGGAGATGATGTTGGATTCCTCTCTGTCGGACCTGAGGGTGGCTCAGGGAGTGGCCCTTCCTTTCTGCCCCAGTCTGGTTCGGcttctcaggctgctgcaggacttcctgtttgcggAGGGCACCGACAACCACTCGCTGTGGAGCGAAAAGGTAtcacataaaaacacaactaAGGTGCAGAAATGGTCAGCCTGCACTGACAAAGAGTTGGtcgtaaaaaaacaaaccttctcCCTATGTAACCTGAGAACACCTTTCATTACTAAGACAGAAGCAGGTGCGTTACTGCTGTCTATCACTACATACCAGTCCAAGGCAGGCcacacatttattttctataAATACACACAAGTTGAATTTACACGACTGTACAGTTACTCATGCTGTGTCCTTAGtcttgttttcatctttaaaagATGTCTAACTGagctggtaacactggtaaaaTGCTGTTATCAGTTCATGTTGCGCCTATGCAGTTTGTAATCTAACAGTTTAAGGGGTCATATGAAGAAAATGCTGAATTCCCCCACTAATCAGATGGAACGCCCTGACTGCATTTTGCACGTGCATGCTCTGGCAGAACAACTCTATCTCATCTCTGCAGTCATCAAACTGTCTCTGGTCGCACTTGTTGTGCATGTTTGATATATTCGGCCATGTCAGCGCTCTGACATCCAGTTGAACTCGGTCCCATGGTCATCCGTGACCTCTCCTGTGATTTATTTAGTGAGCAGAAAGCCAACCTGCTCCACTACTAACAATAATTACAACTAATAATAACTTCACACAGAAAGTGtagtataaatgtgtataaattGTACCATTAATGATATTGTGATGGCCTCTAGTCCAGATATTTAACTCCCGCTTGGACTGAAGGGTGTGGTTTCTGTATATGTGGAAGGTGAAATTTTAATACCATCTGCGTCTCCCTTTTAAATGCATGTTACGGTAGATTTGAAGCACTGAATGGCTCTGGTCGTCATGGATGCTGTAGGCGTGGGAACTGGTTTGGCCtttttgtgctgctgcttttgtttattGCCGTTGTTCTTTTGCAGATCTTTGAAGGTGTGATGAACCTGCTGGATAAGTTGAAAGCCTGGCACAGCACCCCAGGCAGCCCCGGGAATGCCGAACTCAAGGAGATGGCCCAGATCGGCCTCCGCATCATCACCGGATACATCAAACAGCAGCGCTCACCGGTTTGCTTCACCAACTTATCCTCCAAGCATTAGAAATAAATATTGCTAACTGCCTGTGATATCTTTGTGGTCAAACTGTCTACAAAATCAATCACAAGGAGGATGTGATATTTGTTTAAGCTGATAAGGAAATTTTAAAACCAGGCCTTGTATGGGCCGTTCCTCCTAAACGGCCCAGCAGCATTTTCCTCCGAGGGAGTGTTGTGTATGAAAGGGTGTCTTTTGTTGGTGTTATGGCTGCTGATCTGACTGTGGGTAGCGGAACAACCCGAGCAGTCATAAATGGTATGACCCACAGGCCTCAGCTCAGGCCGTGCACATCTTCAAAGTagtgaacacccccccccaaagctATTTGCTTTTCAGTGAGTTTATGTTTATTGCATTGTGACAATCAACTGTAAGAAATTAAACACACCCTCCACCAACATTGATGGAATATAAAGATTAAAAGCAGAAATGCTGGAAGAgctgattaaaatgaaaatagggGGTTAAAATTTCAAACGATTACTTGGTTGCATCTGTACTTTGCATTTAATTTGCCTACAGTAAATCTGAGTTGCTCATAAAATGGGACTATAAGGAAACCTCAAAATATGCTGTTACCTCAACGGCAGACTTTAATATTAGAGCAAGAGAACTTTGTTGAATTGTCATTAATGTTATGATCACTCATTTTTcttactactaataataagtTCTTACTGGATTCAAGCAACAGGAAACACGTTTCTCTGTTTTGTGACCTGCTCGTTGTAGCGCAGGAAGTGATGTGACCTTTGCACCTCCTCAGGTGTCCGAGATGGCCTACCTGAAGCTCCACAGCCTTCTCCAGACTGTGCTGTGTTTGAGCTGGGAGGAGGTGTGCTTCCTGCTGGGGCAGTTGGGCGCCCACCTGTGGCCTGGAGGGGTAATGATCGACGTGGAGGGCGAACGCTCAGAGACTTTCCCCCACCTGGTGCCTATCGTACGGACGCT comes from the Takifugu rubripes chromosome 7, fTakRub1.2, whole genome shotgun sequence genome and includes:
- the nbeal2 gene encoding neurobeachin-like protein 2 isoform X3, whose product is MSNPKGGGMASKERLYELWMLYYTKKDVSYLQQWLEAFVASFERLIDVQSLEPRKLEDCSADVPLLPREVLVLLSTKLWDSAVHLSVGEHSGSTPHPLLLIKFFIIVCRNMENIDTDKTPGFVFETIKLLSFCLDQLKLDRGDQQSLQQVVQYGLVLCESLFDPYQTWRRRLAGEEVSLLERNKYKFSPLGLPEELPALFHECLQESQKIPELLTLRLVHLQGAVISGGKKNGLLSITPDSVEDLFLVLRAWCCQVSAEPKATRLPRLTLQCLTAVIHLLHSSSPAERQVEIKAILDSYFQLLNWNRPLSSECQARQSWEDSLISLQSQMLTAVPEILQCSDRPVLQAVFLNNNCFEHILRLIQNSKVWEKGAESITIHALGVLTAIMSNSPSAKEVFKERIGYSQLFDVLKSQGQPTKRLLQELMNMAVEGEHAHVHHLGISNDQPLLLLLQWLPDLSGQRDLQLLVAQWLAAVCGGSLSCRTVAVEAGMVGALLQVLSEPQSLDRQCADALLGLLQELGSLSLRPEEMKGLLRLLRVDQENGAAVGKMHPYCARIIRVLSAMAAREGKDSALQYFDLTPPMAGIMVPTVQRWPGSGFAFHAWLCLNTEFSNSRRPSVVSRTGTHHDMGKGARRKQLYSFFTASGTGMEAFFTMEGVLVVAVCTKKEYMAVALPEYPLADSCWHSVAIVHIPGRRPFGQNLVTIYIDGEQRMTAQLHFPSLSEPFTSCCIGSAGHRTTTTTSPNLPTTSHSNPSSPEFTFPIHGPSLIRSQSFPASFAGGRWNSIGNTSVHVIPAGLQDSEWGTPTSLDGLLGTVFICHKPLQAAQAKALHAAGANHVSLFKADGELSDLNSRLLLYYTPEAFKSQICHDLSPNHQYDGRLTGHRVVNWDIKDVVNVVGGLGVLLPLLEQVCEAEPVCNGSQEISDLLGPELTSSRGPAAMLLPLKKSSESRLERNSIAAFLLMVKNLICQHPVNQESLLHCHGPSIVGALLSKVSGSMMDMNVLMACQLLLEQVFNDGNSPLLQQLYQHLLFDFRIWTKSHFAVCLAHLQYLSSVINKAKQRMKRKYGVQYVLDTIRTYYSVEKDGSPLSDEKQTIQTSLFSLLKDFLKSPTQEELHSVLSYILTVGEEGQMVRALDVLYELLKISPRLEQVQTVLLEWGVEQLYGVLLNPSFGDEVRERVFRVLYKILKSERVSECNKQRIKLKDFGYLGPVCFLEDLTVTMTTVRCLYEQVLATDFSPNFRDLLAVVSLSHRADLGVRLDICRKLFHLIHDNKDYVKQIAKQAGWQDVLTKLYVKESYASHAASIVDSSTHSSFDPKYRPSLRREKSLIIEDADVFQNYHTSQDIEDEEEDDGGQRDISEGFSDLSQSPPSGGPLKTFTGTLNFKSFDSVDQGSLSSSISQSLDNTSFRPDEEGRDYHPLSPFDSSPFDMELGSMMDTGTHTPAGSLTNTPSPLEQSKPFPPLRARKSSSLSNVLDDNSYGKDPSGDTISNTSNPQQTPEEELYNTLTNIIFSVLWSRSGVEGVEDVVWRERGQVFSVLTKLGSSCQLVRPPDDIKRSLLEMMLDSSLSDLRVAQGVALPFCPSLVRLLRLLQDFLFAEGTDNHSLWSEKIFEGVMNLLDKLKAWHSTPGSPGNAELKEMAQIGLRIITGYIKQQRSPVSEMAYLKLHSLLQTVLCLSWEEVCFLLGQLGAHLWPGGVMIDVEGERSETFPHLVPIVRTLLDQHADPITLNKLLPNLPITNGSTTFAQDLKAFCRTVEWQGFYQQEVRPTMEQYELDTFGRCHDIMSNFWNSCFDDLMSTAFRRDKDRSDSKSKFQEVVLDPYLRRVKIENSRYLSWQKQISSQQGVVWRHWKALCRLLTSERGAWANRVQSEVNWKLSSAETYSKMRLKLVPNYNYDPHSDASAQRDNMGADSPRSSEPLPLAVAKEAKVSDMEDDQLGEEDFSFLEDKVEGEEESQKEKLVLSEECELITIVAVVPGRLEVTTHHIYFYDISSDKEETEEGIGYDFKRPLSQLREVHLRRYNLRRSALELFFIDQAHYFINFRKKERNKVYSRILGLRPPNLFYFGSRSPQELLKASGLTQKWVNREISNFEYLMQLNTIAGRTYNDLSQYPVFPWVLCDYASPVLDLDDPAVFRDLSKPIGVVNPRHAQNVREKYESFEDPTGTIDKFHYGTHYSNAAGVMHYMIRMEPFTTLHIQLQSGRFDCADRQFHSVAAAWQARMESPADVKELIPEFFYFPEFLENLNGFDLGRLQISQDHVADVLLPRWAASREDFIRMHMKALESEYVSSHLHEWIDLIFGYKQRGEEAVKALNVFYYCTYEGAVDLDAIANETERKALEGIISNFGQTPCQLLKEPHPSRMSAENAVRRQARLDTVPLNIFEQLTKLRPFVEVVSDGFPLIQAVVPKNQTRSFIIQGSDILVTVSSNGLIGTHSWLPYDKNIANYFMFTKDPTMSNPKMQRFLNGPFSTGVEMSARVLVVSNDGRLLFSGGHWDCSLRVTQLGKGKLVGRICRHIDVVTCLALDLCGIYLISGSRDTSCIVWKVLQQGGFSSGLSPRPVQVLCGHDQEVTCVAISTELDMAVSGSKDGTVIVHTIRRGQFLRSLRPPGKSSVPAQISELQVGMEGHIVVQTSLEGCSRRKGQYSVHVYSVNGHLLSSFTTEEQVTALHLVSEHVILGTAQGSLHIRDLYSLDAPVAPLALKVPVRSVSVTKECSHILVGLEDGKLIVVGAGKPEEVRSGQFSRRLWGSTRRISQVSSGETEYNPTENADK